GTCCAGCGCCTGACGCGCCTGTTCGGCCGGCAGATCCAGACGGATGCCGAAGGCCGCCAGCAGGTCGGAAGATCCAGAACGGCTGGAGACGCTGCGGTTGCCGTGTTTGGCCACCCGGGCGCCGCAGGCCGCTGCGACAAAGGCGCTGGCGGTGGAAATATTGATGCTGTTGGTGCCGTCGCCGCCGGTGCCGACGATATCGGCGAACAGGTAGTCCGGACGAGGGAACGGCTGAGCATCCGCCAGCAGCGCCTTGGCCGCGCCGGCAATTTCCGCCGGCCGCTCGCCGCGTACTTTCATGCTGATTAACGCGGCGGCCAGCTGACTGGCTTCCAGTTCGCCGCGCACGATGGCGCTGAACAGCTGCTGGCTTTCCTGCTGGCTCAGCGACTCGGCGCGGTACAGTTTTTCAAGAATAGGCTGCATTATTCTGCCCCCTTTGGCGGCTGAGCCAATGCCCAGACCAGCGTTTGTTCCAGCAGGCGCGCGCCGTGCGTGGTTAAAATCGATTCCGGATGAAACTGGAAGCCGCAAACGCGATCGGCGTCGTGCCGCACCGCCATCACCATGTCGCCAAAGCGGGCGTTCACCGTCAGGGCGGCGGGGATGTTGCTGCCCACCAGCGAATGGTAGCGCGCGACCGGCAGCGGGTTCGCCATGCCGGCGAATATTGCGTCATCGTCGTGGCGAATGGCCGAGGCCTTACCGTGCAGGATTTCGCCGGCCTGGCCGACGTGGCCGCCGTAGGCTTCCACAATCGCCTGATGCCCCAGACAGATGCCGATAATCGGCAGCCGGCCGCGCAGACGCTGCAGCAGCTCCGGCATACAGCCGGCGTCGGCCGGTGCGCCAGGCCCCGGCGACAGCATCAGCACCGGCTGTTCCAGCTGGCTCAGCCGTTCAATAATCACTTCGGCGGCAATCTGGTTGCGGTAGATCACCACCTGATGACCGCTGGCGCGCAGCTGATCCACCAGGTTGTAGGTAAAAGAGTCGACGTTGTCGAGCAGTAAGATATCGGCCATCAGAACACCTCCTTGGCATGATGCGCGGTGGCGATGGCGCGCAGCACGGCGCGTGCTTTATTGCGGGTTTCGTCGGCTTCCGCCTGCGGGACAGAGTCGAGCACTACGCCGGCGCCGGCCTGCACGGTGGCGATGCCGTCTTCCACATAGGCGGAACGAATCACGATGCAGGTATCCAGATCGCCGGTGGCGGTGAAATAGCCCACGGCACCGCCGTAGCTGCCGCGGCGGCTGCCTTCGCTGGCGGCGATCAGCTGCATGGCGCGCACCTTCGGCGCGCCGCTCAGCGTGCCCATATTCATGCAGGCCTGATAGGCATGCAGCACGTCCAGATCCTGACGCAGCGTACCAACCACGCGTGACACCAGATGCATCACGAAGGAGTAGCGGTCCACTTTGGTCAGATCGGCCACGTAGCGGCTGCCGGCCTGACAGATGCGCGCCAGGTCGTTACGCGCCAGATCGACCAGCATCAGGTGCTCCGCCAGCTCTTTATGGTCGGTGCGCATCTCCAGCTCAATGCGGCTGTCGAGGTCCCGATCCAGGGAGCCGTCGGCTCGGCGGCCGCGCGGGCGGGTGCCGGCGATCGGATAGATTTCAATCTGCCGGTTGCCGGCGTCATATTTCAGTGCGCTTTCCGGCGATGCGCCGAACAGCGTGAAATCGTTGTCCTGCATAAAGAACATATACGGGCTGGGGTTATTGTCCTTCAGCGTCTGGTAGGCCGCCAGCGGCGTCGGGCAAGGCAGGGAGAAGCGGCGTGACGGCACCACCTGGAAGATTTCTCCGTGGCGGATCGCCTGCTGCAGTTCGCTGACCGCCGCGCCATATTGCTCATCGCTCTGGTTGCAGCTTAGCTGCATGTTTTCCAGCGTCTGGTGGGGAATCGGCTGCGGCGTTTGCTTCAGCTGCTGCTGTATTTGTTGCAGACGCTGTTGCAAACGCTGCTGCTCCGCATCGTCGCCGGTAAACACGCTGGCCTGCAGGCGGGCGACGCCGCGCTGGTGGTCCAGCACCAGCAGTGTTTCCGCCAGATAGAAGCAGAAATCCGGGCAGCGCTGGTCCTGACGCAGCTGCGGCAGCGCTTCAAAACCGGCCACCAGGTCGTAAGCGAACAGCCCGCCCAGCATCATTGCCTCACGCTCGTCGGCCGGGGAGTCGACCAGCTTCAGCAGCGTGCGCAGCGCATCGAATACCGACAGCGAACGCAGACGCGCATCTTCATCCTGCACTGCATCAATCTGCGGGAAGGTCAGCTCACGGCCATTGGGGCGTACGGCAATCTGCACCTCGGCCGGCAGCGCCTCATCCAGCAGCGGCAGCAGCGCGGCGCCGTTGGCGCTCAGCGCCTGCAGGCTGACCTGACGCCCCAGTGCGGTAATGCGCAGTGCGCTATCGATCACCAGCAGGCTTTGCAGGTTCTGTTTGCTTTCAATTTCCGCCGACTCCAGCAGCAGTGTGGCCGGCCGGGCGCCGCACAGCTGATGGAACAGGGTGGTGGGGTCGCCCCGGTAGTCGGCTTGCGCCTTGAGTAATGTCAGTTGTGGTTTGCTCATTGACTGTACTTCCCGTTAAATTTTGCCCATAAAAAAGCCCGCATTACTGCGGGCCTGGAGAATCTGCATTGTCGGATGACAGGTATGCGTGATTACACCGCCCGCGAAAGGGAGGTACGCCACCAACGAAGAAGAGAAGTTTGTTTGCTCATTATCGCGCTCTCGCTAATTATCATCCAACACGGGGATTGCCGTGAACTTGTGTACTAGTTAACTGGTTCATGGCTGCGATGTCAATACTTTTAATCAGCAATGTTTTTATCAGCGTCGTGAATTATTTTCATCCAACGCATCGTCGGGGCCGGAGAATAGATTTCCGTCCGGACGGTATTAGCGGTTATGATAAAAAGCTAAGCCATTGCAGGATATTTCTTTTGACTGACACCACTGCTCCATCCTCCGCCTTTACCCTGTACGATCTCCACAGCCACACTACCGCTTCAGACGGATCTTGCACGCCAGCACAACTGGTACAGCGTGCGGCGGAGATGCGCGTCGGCGTACTGGCGATTACCGATCACGACACCACCGACGGCCTGGCTGCGGCGGCGGCGGCCATTGAGCAGCAGGCGCTGCCGCTGCGGCTGGTCAACGGCGTGGAGATCTCCACCCGGTGGGAAAATCACGAGATCCATATCGTCGGTCTGGGCATCGATCCGGCACATCCGGCGATGGTGCAGCTGTTGGCGGAGCAGATTGAACGGCGGCAGCAGCGCGCGCAGGAAATTGGCGTCCGTTTGGCCAAAGCGCGTATCGAAGGCGCCTTTGAAGGCGCACAGCGGCTGGCCGACGGCGGGGCGGTAACGCGCGGACATTTTGCCCGTTACCTGGTGCAGGTCGGCGCCGCCGACAATATCGCCCAGGTGTTTAAAAAATATCTGGCCAAGGGGAAAACCGGCTACGTTCCGCCACGGTGGTGTACAATAGAACAAGCCATTGATGTGATTCATCAATCCGGCGGACAGGCGGTTGTCGCGCATCCCGGTCGTTATGATCTGACGGCGAAATGGCTAAAACGCCTGCTGGCGTATTTTGCCGAACACGGCGGCGATGCGATGGAAGTTGCCCAGTGTCAGCAGGCGCCGAATGAACGTACGCAGCTGGCGCAATATGCCCAGGATTTTCAGCTGCTGGCGTCGCAGGGCTCAGATTTTCACCAACCCTGCGCCTGGATTGAACTGGGACGCAAACTGTGGCTGCCCGGCGGCGTAGAGCCGGTGTGGCGTGACTGGCCGCCGGCGCGGCAATGATTGGTTAGCCTGACGCATCAGGCATGAGTGCGGGCGGCGGCGTCCGCGTGCAGCACTTTTAGGAGTAACAGATGAGCCAGCTTTTTTATATTCACCCGGACAACCCGCAACCGCGTTTAATCAATCAGGCGGTTGATGTGCTGCGTAAAGGCGGGGTGATCGTGTATCCGACCGACTCCGGCTATGCGCTGGGGTGCCGGCTGGAAGAGAAATCGGCCATGGAGCGTATCTGCCGCATTCGTCAACTGGACGGCCACCATAACTTTACGCTGATGTGCCGCGATTTGTCGGAGCTGTCGACCTATGCTTATGTGGATAACACGGCATTCCGCCTGATCAAGAATAATACGCCGGGGCATTACACTTTTATCCTCAAGGCGACCAAGGAAGTGCCGCGTCGCCTGATGAATGACAAGCGTAAAACCATCGGCCTGCGCGTACCGTCCAACCCGATTGCGCTGGCGCTGCTGGAAGCGCTCGATGAACCGATGATGTCGACCACGCTGATGCTGCCGGGCAATGATTTTGCCGAATCCGACCCGGAAGAGATTAGCGATCATCTGGGTAAGCAGGTCGATCTGGTGATCCACGGCGGCTTCCTGGGGCAACAGCCGACCACGGTGGTGGATCTGACGGAGGCCGCGCCGGAAGTGGTGCGCGAGGGCGCCGGCGACCCGTCGCCGTTCCGCTGATAACTCTATAGAAATTCTGAAAATCGGCTTTCGCGACCGCAAACGTGGCGAAAACCGCTATTCTACGATAACAAAATAATAAGTAATGGCAGGGCGCGTAACAATGATAAAACAGACTTTACTGGTCGCTTCCTTACTGGCTTCTTCGGCGGCGAACGCCGGTTTTTATTCTGGCAGCGCGCTGTTAGCGGAAAGTGACGGCTATGTGAAGAATAAAAACGGCGTGGCGACCGTCGCCGAGGCGTTGAACGGCGGTATGTTCATGGGCTATGTCGCCGGGGTATTCGATACCTATTCGATGCAGGGCAACCGCAACATCTGCCCGGATGCCGGAATGAGCGTCGGCACGGCGTCCGATGCGGTGATGCAATACCTCAACGACCATCCTGAACAACTGCACTATTCGGCGCCGTCGGTGATTATGCTGGCGCTGGCGGCCGCTTATCCTTGCGAGCGCCATTAAGCCGCCAGGGCCGGCGTTCGCCGGCCCTGTCTTATTCCCCACGTTGTAAGATTCTCAGCGTTTACCCTTGGCATCTGATCCCTGGTGATATCCGGCTAGCGTAAAGTAACGTCTGTGTTGTGGCCGAGGCGGTTACTGATGATTCTTGGCGGTACACCGTCATTCCACATGCTTTGCGCTGGCGTCTTGCGCATGGTGTGCGTAGAAACGTGCTTATGCGTTATTAGGCTTATTTCAGGCTGTCAGCGCTGAGTGAAAAACGAACATTCTTTTTAGAATCATTAATTCTAAAATTTGTGTAGAATGTGCGGCCACGTTGAATGATGCGTGGTAGCTGGTGTGGTGCCGCGTGTGCCATGCAGCGTGCCAAAAAGTATGCAAGATTATAGGGTTATGGCGCCGATTGCCGTAACTGATTGAACGTATAGTATACGCAGACGCCTGTGAAGGCGACGCAAGAGGTTGCTCCATGAGCGAAA
The nucleotide sequence above comes from Serratia rhizosphaerae. Encoded proteins:
- a CDS encoding anthranilate synthase component 1; its protein translation is MSKPQLTLLKAQADYRGDPTTLFHQLCGARPATLLLESAEIESKQNLQSLLVIDSALRITALGRQVSLQALSANGAALLPLLDEALPAEVQIAVRPNGRELTFPQIDAVQDEDARLRSLSVFDALRTLLKLVDSPADEREAMMLGGLFAYDLVAGFEALPQLRQDQRCPDFCFYLAETLLVLDHQRGVARLQASVFTGDDAEQQRLQQRLQQIQQQLKQTPQPIPHQTLENMQLSCNQSDEQYGAAVSELQQAIRHGEIFQVVPSRRFSLPCPTPLAAYQTLKDNNPSPYMFFMQDNDFTLFGASPESALKYDAGNRQIEIYPIAGTRPRGRRADGSLDRDLDSRIELEMRTDHKELAEHLMLVDLARNDLARICQAGSRYVADLTKVDRYSFVMHLVSRVVGTLRQDLDVLHAYQACMNMGTLSGAPKVRAMQLIAASEGSRRGSYGGAVGYFTATGDLDTCIVIRSAYVEDGIATVQAGAGVVLDSVPQAEADETRNKARAVLRAIATAHHAKEVF
- the rnm gene encoding RNase RNM, giving the protein MTDTTAPSSAFTLYDLHSHTTASDGSCTPAQLVQRAAEMRVGVLAITDHDTTDGLAAAAAAIEQQALPLRLVNGVEISTRWENHEIHIVGLGIDPAHPAMVQLLAEQIERRQQRAQEIGVRLAKARIEGAFEGAQRLADGGAVTRGHFARYLVQVGAADNIAQVFKKYLAKGKTGYVPPRWCTIEQAIDVIHQSGGQAVVAHPGRYDLTAKWLKRLLAYFAEHGGDAMEVAQCQQAPNERTQLAQYAQDFQLLASQGSDFHQPCAWIELGRKLWLPGGVEPVWRDWPPARQ
- a CDS encoding L-threonylcarbamoyladenylate synthase, which codes for MSQLFYIHPDNPQPRLINQAVDVLRKGGVIVYPTDSGYALGCRLEEKSAMERICRIRQLDGHHNFTLMCRDLSELSTYAYVDNTAFRLIKNNTPGHYTFILKATKEVPRRLMNDKRKTIGLRVPSNPIALALLEALDEPMMSTTLMLPGNDFAESDPEEISDHLGKQVDLVIHGGFLGQQPTTVVDLTEAAPEVVREGAGDPSPFR
- a CDS encoding Rap1a/Tai family immunity protein → MIKQTLLVASLLASSAANAGFYSGSALLAESDGYVKNKNGVATVAEALNGGMFMGYVAGVFDTYSMQGNRNICPDAGMSVGTASDAVMQYLNDHPEQLHYSAPSVIMLALAAAYPCERH